Proteins co-encoded in one Arachis stenosperma cultivar V10309 chromosome 7, arast.V10309.gnm1.PFL2, whole genome shotgun sequence genomic window:
- the LOC130939270 gene encoding uncharacterized protein LOC130939270 codes for MIDLSFSDEFGYMTAPTSVASSCNNEKFFYSAPTSPSRRIIKLGANSFCQTSHTSPRTIQDEDDGRYSNLDEFEFETSRRYTGYLDTKKSQKDDDFDGDSLQTMAFADELFNDGKVLPLEPPPPLKLPPRLIQNNGDCGSVVMSAQSSTLTSPKSPALVLRLLPFSRHSLWNDEFDPFVAALEKVKDDKRGNSNSKAKNGLRRTRSLSPFRGFNHRSEKHVGISKTKIQVSESHCCELQKEPLLLMKQESRRVDMISVEESNDAAFETKEDERKRSGFWRRKKKNKKENSIVKLLFGNGYVRKSSDKHKLEGQKESLEKPEFMMRKLDADSVSSSQSTERDKDETRSDMSKMSLVCHKPRGSKLFLCLGHGGYVK; via the coding sequence ATGATTGATCTCTCATTTTCTGATGAATTTGGATACATGACAGCACCAACTAGTGTTGCAAGTAGCTGCAACAATGAGAAATTCTTCTATAGTGCACCAACTAGTCCTAGCAGAAGGATCATCAAGCTAGGTGCAAATTCTTTCTGCCAAACAAGTCACACATCACCAAGAACAATTCAAGATGAGGATGATGGAAGGTACTCCAATCTGGATGAGTTTGAATTCGAGACGAGTCGCAGGTACACCGGTTACTTGGACACCAAGAAATCCCAAAAAGATGATGATTTTGATGGTGATTCATTGCAAACCATGGCATTTGCTGATGAGTTATTCAATGATGGTAAGGTTTTGCCATTGGAGCCGCCGCCGCCTCTTAAACTTCCTCCGAGGCTGATTCAGAACAATGGAGATTGTGGCAGTGTGGTGATGAGTGCACAAAGTTCAACTCTTACTTCTCCAAAATCCCCTGCTTTGGTGCTAAGGCTACTACCTTTTTCGCGACATAGTTTGTGGAACGATGAATTTGATCCGTTCGTGGCAGCTTTGGAGAAGGTCAAGGATGATAAGAGAGGGAATTCGAATTCAAAGGCGAAGAATGGTCTTAGAAGGACTAGATCACTTTCTCCATTCAGGGGATTCAACCATAGGTCTGAAAAACATGTAGGAATATCCAAGACAAAGATACAAGTATCCGAATCGCATTGTTGTGAGCTTCAAAAGGAGCCATTACTATTGATGAAGCAAGAATCAAGGAGGGTTGATATGATATCAGTTGAAGAGAGCAATGATGCAGCCTTTGAGACAAAGGAAGATGAGAGAAAGAGAAGTGGATTTTGgagaaggaaaaagaagaacaagaaagaaaaCAGCATAGTGAAGCTTCTCTTTGGGAATGGTTATGTGAGGAAATCAAGTGATAAACACAAGTTAGAAGGTCAAAAGGAATCATTAGAGAAGCCAGAATTCATGATGAGGAAGCTTGATGCTGATTCTGTCAGTTCATCACAATCAACAGAGAGGGATAAAGATGAAACAAGAAGTGACATGAGCAAAATGAGCTTGGTATGTCACAAGCCTAGAGGATCAaaactttttctttgtttaggCCATGGAGGGTATGTCAAGTGA
- the LOC130940575 gene encoding F-box protein At2g26850, whose amino-acid sequence MLLYFIYCFSFLVFLKSLIPLKPLPPSWTSEVRLISLLFCEDLSVKSIPKLFNRFWILHLCQVVKRMSLMKKTLTSSKVENVEDTNGMSVLDLPDLVLECILERLPPASLCQMAGVCRSLRERCVSDHLWERHMKQKWGRVIGPVAYREWKWHVASKRNVGSPKNGKQRSLMRLVTLHWPFSWMRSRLDEINNNNINSKSSLPSDSMMTWYLALETGNFWFPAQVYNRENGHVGFMLSCYDAELSYDPHTDTFQARYPPHGRRAVAIEHGIQWERLRSPPVDTPPHDLHITDCLNDLHPGDHIEIQWRRNKEFPYGWWYGVVGHLETCDGNENYCRCHSSDTVVLEFNQYTPDSRWRRTTISRKDHREEGNEADGFYGGIRKIKTEREIAIWKCLWPSEVLD is encoded by the exons ATGCTACTTTACTTCATATATTGTTTCTCATTCTTGGTGTTTTTGAAGTCCCTTATACCCTTGAAGCCACTTCCTCCGTCATGGACATCTGAGGTGAGGTTGATCTCCCTCTTGTTCTGTGAAGACTTGTCTGTGAAATCAATCCCCAAGTTGTTCAACAGGTTTTGGATTCTTCATCTGTGTCAAGTTGTTAAGAGAATGTCTCTTATGAAGAAGACTCTAACCTCCTCAAAGGTGGAGAATGTTGAGGACACAAATGGCATGTCAGTTTTGGACTTGCCTGACCTGGTGTTGGAGTGCATTCTCGAGAGGCTTCCCCCGGCGTCGCTCTGCCAAATGGCCGGGGTTTGCCGGTCCTTGAGGGAGAGATGTGTTAGTGATCACCTTTGGGAGAGGCACATGAAGCAGAAATGGGGAAGAGTGATTGGTCCAGTTGCTTATAGGGAGTGGAAATGGCATGTTGCCTCGAAGAGGAATGTTGGCAGCCCCAAGAATGGCAAGCAAAGGAGCTTGATGAGGCTTGTCACCCTTCATTGGCCCTTTTCATGGATGAGATCAAGATTGGATGAAATCAATAACAACAACATCAACAGCAAGAGTTCTTTGCCTTCTGATTCAATGATGACTTGGTATCTTGCCCTTGAGACTGGAAATTTCTGGTTTCCTGCTCAGGTCTATAACCGCGAG AATGGTCATGTTGGATTTATGTTGTCATGCTATGATGCTGAGCTTAGCTATGATCCACACACTGACACCTTCCAAGCCAG GTATCCACCTCATGGAAGAAGGGCAGTGGCTATAGAACATGGAATCCAATGGGAAAGGCTAAGATCACCACCTGTTGATACACCTCCTCATGATCTTCATATCACTGATTGTCTAAATGATTTGCATCCGGGTGATCACATAGAGATTCAGTGGAGGAGAAACAAGGAATTTCCTTATG GTTGGTGGTATGGTGTCGTAGGCCATTTGGAGACATGCGATGGGAATGAAAATTACTGCCGCTGTCATAGTAGTG ACACAGTGGTGCTAGAGTTCAATCAGTACACTCCTGACTCGCGCTGGAGGAGGACAACCATCAGTAGGAAAGATCATCGTGAGGAGGGAAACGAGGCTGACGGATTCTACGGAGGGATCAGAAAGATCAAGACTGAGCGTGAGATTGCCATTTGGAAATGCCTTTGGCCTTCTGAAGTCTTGGACTAG